The Pieris rapae chromosome 9, ilPieRapa1.1, whole genome shotgun sequence region aatattatctatttaaaatcaaatgcaGATTTCAACTCacatcacaaaaatattaatagaagaATAAATCTTGTTTGATTTACCTATACTTCCTCACTGAAGAAATTGAAAaccaaacatttataaaaaataaggttttgCCAAGATCTGTGCTACTATGTCAACCTCAAACTTACCAATTCCACTTCTGGTAAAATAAACTCATTACTAGTTGAACTACTATCTCTTCTCTCAGTAGACATACTTTTAGCCCTAGTTTTCATATTCCTCCATTGATTGAGAATTTGGGGCAAATCTCTTTTGTTACGCGAAACTCTGTTGAaactataaacaaattaaaagttcCACATTATCAAcaggattttttttctaatgtgTGGACAGTATCAAACACACCTAGTCACAACCTCCTCCCAAGCCTTTTTTTTCGCAGCATTAACTTTAGTTGTTGTGTCTTTATTTTCCAATATATCAGCCCGCTGCAGCGCCAAGGTTCGAAGGACCTCCTACGTATAAGAAAAATTTGTAATGCTATTAAAGTGACATGTATACAATGGGAAAAGGTTGATTCagttaaaattcaatattatgaTGAACTGCTACTATAATTGCTACTAATTTACTTTATCATAATCATCCCAATTGCTGGAGCGTACACGTTTATTTGTTGACTCAttcatttacttaatatttaataatttaagtgaaaATATGGTCTAACGCTA contains the following coding sequences:
- the LOC111001103 gene encoding uncharacterized protein LOC111001103 isoform X1, with protein sequence MNESTNKRVRSSNWDDYDKEVLRTLALQRADILENKDTTTKVNAAKKKAWEEVVTSFNRVSRNKRDLPQILNQWRNMKTRAKSMSTERRDSSSTSNEFILPEVELIVEPETSTVGEVFSAGSSSKKTKKKNNLKSNCCNQDHEHEIYLLAKKSREEVMWQQRQLHETRMQQEKEIHEKRIDLMRLEEEYWRLKMKRIYDT
- the LOC111001103 gene encoding uncharacterized protein LOC111001103 isoform X2; this encodes MNESTNKRVRSSNWDDYDKEVLRTLALQRADILENKDTTTKVNAAKKKAWEEVVTRVSRNKRDLPQILNQWRNMKTRAKSMSTERRDSSSTSNEFILPEVELIVEPETSTVGEVFSAGSSSKKTKKKNNLKSNCCNQDHEHEIYLLAKKSREEVMWQQRQLHETRMQQEKEIHEKRIDLMRLEEEYWRLKMKRIYDT